In Deinococcus cellulosilyticus NBRC 106333 = KACC 11606, the genomic window ATGATTCCAGTCAGGGTGATGGTGGACTGATCCTTTATCATCCCAGAAGGGACCCACCGGGTAGATCGTATCGCACACGGCTCAAAAAGATCGTCGAGGAGTTCAGGTCGCCCGGTGTTCCCCTTCCAGACTTCAGCCCGAACAGTTACCCGAAACGACTTCGCATCGTAAGTGGGGGCGACGCTGGAAGTGTCCCATGGAGGGTTCCCATGACCGAAACCTGTTATGTCGGCATCGACGTCTCCAAGCGCCTCCTGGATGTGGCCATCCGGCCCTCTGGAGAAATCTTTCAGGCCCCCAACACCCCAGAAGGCATCCAAACCATCCTGCAGAAACTGCAAGACCATCCTCAGCAACTTGTGGTACTCGAAGCCACAGGCGGCCTGGAAATGCCCTTGCTGATCGCCCTGCTGGATCACCAGATTCCAGCAGTCCAGGTGAACCCCAGACAGGTTAAAGACTTCAGTCGAGCTTATGGTCGCAAAGCCAAAACGGACGTTCTGGATGCCATGCTGCTTGCCCTTTTTGCTGAAGCCATGAAACCTGAAGTGAGGCCTCTGCCAGATGCCACCACCCGTCAGCTCAATGATCTGGTGGTGAGGCGCAGACAGGTGAGTGAAATGATGGTTCAGGAAAACAATCGGGCCAAGATTTCCCACAACCCGAGGATCAAAACCCACATTCACGAGGTCCTGAGATTCCTCAAAGAACAGTTGCATCTTCTGGAAGAAGAATTGGCAGACCTGTTGGAACAAACCCCTATCTGGAAGGCCAAACGAGAAATGCTGCTCTCCATGCCTGGAATTGGTAAAGTCACGGCCTGGACCCTCCTCACCTCACTGCCTGAGTTGGGCACCCTCTTGGTCTGACCCCGGGAAAATGGACCAGTTGCATGTAGAGCATTCGGCCTGGAAAGGGCAGAATGAACCATGGCGAAACGCAAGTTGACCGACGAACAAATCGTAGACCTCCTCAAAGAAGGCGAAAAGGGCGAGCTGAGCACCGCAGAGCTGTGCCGCAAGTACAACATCAGCGAAGCCACCTATTACAACCTGAAAGCCAAGTACCAGGGCACCAATACTGCCGAACTCAAGCGCTTAAAGCAGCTGGAACAGGAAAATG contains:
- a CDS encoding IS110 family transposase, giving the protein MTETCYVGIDVSKRLLDVAIRPSGEIFQAPNTPEGIQTILQKLQDHPQQLVVLEATGGLEMPLLIALLDHQIPAVQVNPRQVKDFSRAYGRKAKTDVLDAMLLALFAEAMKPEVRPLPDATTRQLNDLVVRRRQVSEMMVQENNRAKISHNPRIKTHIHEVLRFLKEQLHLLEEELADLLEQTPIWKAKREMLLSMPGIGKVTAWTLLTSLPELGTLLV
- a CDS encoding transposase yields the protein MAKRKLTDEQIVDLLKEGEKGELSTAELCRKYNISEATYYNLKAKYQGTNTAELKRLKQLEQENARLLKLVGQLTLENSAIKEVLKKKW